The following coding sequences lie in one bacterium genomic window:
- the mazG gene encoding nucleoside triphosphate pyrophosphohydrolase, with amino-acid sequence MPSDFEDLLATIHTLRSPGGCPWDRKQTLVDAARYLLDEAGELVDAALSGDADHVREELGDLLFMTCFCCEILGETAGVSMQDVARQGNAKLIRRHPHVFGDEQAHEVGTSQRLWNEIKAQEKRAKGLDPEAESVLKEMPSSTAPLHLAYRWQHDAADVGFDWPTIDGVNAKLQEELAEFEEAAAAQDPAAIEHELGDVLFSLVNLARWHHVQPDMALRKANQRFAERFRLVEAQFRAEGRAMGEATLDELETSWQAAKRRLAGGDG; translated from the coding sequence ATGCCGTCCGATTTCGAGGACCTGCTGGCCACCATCCACACGCTGCGCTCGCCCGGCGGCTGCCCCTGGGACCGCAAACAGACCCTGGTCGACGCGGCCCGCTACCTGCTGGACGAGGCCGGCGAGCTGGTCGACGCCGCCCTCTCGGGCGATGCCGACCACGTGCGCGAGGAACTGGGCGACCTGCTCTTCATGACCTGCTTCTGCTGCGAGATCCTCGGCGAAACCGCCGGCGTCTCGATGCAGGACGTCGCCCGGCAGGGCAACGCCAAGTTGATCCGCAGGCATCCCCACGTGTTCGGCGACGAGCAGGCCCACGAGGTGGGCACGAGCCAGCGGCTGTGGAACGAGATCAAGGCGCAGGAGAAGCGCGCCAAGGGCCTGGACCCGGAGGCCGAGAGCGTGCTGAAGGAGATGCCCTCCTCCACGGCGCCGCTGCACCTGGCCTACCGCTGGCAGCACGATGCCGCCGATGTCGGTTTCGACTGGCCGACCATTGACGGCGTGAACGCGAAGCTGCAGGAGGAACTCGCCGAGTTCGAGGAAGCCGCCGCCGCACAGGACCCAGCGGCCATCGAGCACGAACTGGGTGACGTGCTGTTCTCGCTGGTGAACCTGGCCCGCTGGCACCACGTGCAGCCCGACATGGCGCTGCGCAAGGCGAACCAGCGCTTCGCCGAACGCTTCAGGCTGGTGGAAGCGCAGTTCCGCGCCGAGGGCCGTGCGATGGGCGAAGCGACGCTCGACGAGCTCGAAACCTCATGGCAGGCAGCGAAGCGCCGCTTGGCCGGGGGCGACGGCTAG
- a CDS encoding DUF1844 domain-containing protein has product MSDDLELTRHDHVLMGLVFTLQAGAMQQMGKLQDPSTGEVRRDLEQARATIDILEMLKVKCRTSTPPDLVRLLDQAVLNLQLNYMDEIGKPGEGAPQSGEGTDAAPQAADDPGTGA; this is encoded by the coding sequence ATGAGCGACGACCTCGAACTGACACGGCATGACCACGTGCTGATGGGCCTTGTCTTCACCCTGCAGGCCGGGGCCATGCAGCAGATGGGCAAGCTGCAGGACCCGTCGACCGGTGAGGTGCGGCGCGACCTCGAGCAGGCCCGCGCCACGATCGATATCCTCGAGATGCTGAAGGTCAAGTGCCGCACGAGCACGCCGCCGGACCTGGTGCGACTGCTGGACCAGGCCGTGCTCAACCTGCAACTGAACTACATGGACGAGATCGGGAAGCCGGGCGAAGGCGCCCCGCAGTCCGGGGAAGGCACCGACGCGGCGCCGCAGGCGGCAGACGACCCGGGAACCGGAGCTTGA
- a CDS encoding DUF21 domain-containing protein, with amino-acid sequence MSASGDNGLLLWLGLTGCLLASAFFSGTETGLMSISRVRLRRSPAAESPRGHRLRRLLRDLEEPVMTCLVGNNLVNVAFSALVTMVLTARFGDSGQGLAVAVVSIVTMVVGEILPKTLYREYPERLSLATLPVFSAVMVVLWPARLVLRAYRRLLQRLLPAPAGSRRRLDRGSLAALMLAHTPPSNTERGFGDILERFLQLAHRPLTALMRPLDAIVSLGPEATVAECLAVAARSGLSRLPVTREDGCALQAYVTVRDLLFLPPEGAAEPVPRRLWRPLVLVDARMTPYEVFEELRGQGNQMAAVCDPAGNPQGLITLEDLIETVMGSIHDEFDPQAAAGPAA; translated from the coding sequence ATGAGCGCGAGCGGTGACAACGGCCTGTTGCTGTGGCTCGGACTTACGGGGTGCCTGCTGGCCTCGGCTTTCTTTTCCGGCACCGAAACGGGCCTGATGAGCATCAGTCGCGTGCGCCTGCGCCGCTCGCCTGCGGCCGAGTCGCCGCGCGGACACCGCCTGCGTCGCCTGCTGCGCGACCTCGAGGAACCGGTGATGACGTGCCTGGTCGGCAACAACCTCGTCAACGTGGCGTTCAGCGCGCTGGTGACGATGGTGCTGACCGCGCGCTTCGGCGACAGTGGACAGGGCCTGGCGGTGGCCGTCGTCTCGATCGTGACGATGGTCGTCGGCGAGATCCTGCCGAAGACCCTCTATCGCGAGTATCCCGAACGGCTGTCGCTGGCGACTTTGCCGGTGTTCTCGGCTGTCATGGTGGTGCTGTGGCCGGCCCGACTGGTGCTGCGCGCCTACCGTCGCCTGCTGCAGCGCCTGCTGCCCGCGCCTGCCGGCAGCCGTCGTCGGCTCGACCGCGGCAGCCTGGCGGCACTCATGCTGGCGCACACGCCGCCCTCGAACACGGAACGCGGATTCGGCGATATCCTCGAGCGCTTCCTGCAACTCGCGCACCGTCCGCTGACGGCGCTCATGCGGCCGCTCGATGCGATCGTGTCGCTGGGGCCGGAAGCCACGGTCGCCGAATGCCTGGCCGTGGCGGCCCGGTCGGGCCTGAGCCGCCTGCCGGTCACGCGCGAGGACGGCTGTGCGCTGCAGGCCTATGTGACCGTGCGCGACCTGCTGTTCCTGCCGCCGGAAGGGGCGGCCGAGCCGGTGCCGCGACGTCTGTGGCGACCGCTGGTGCTGGTCGATGCGCGCATGACGCCGTACGAGGTGTTCGAGGAACTGCGCGGCCAGGGCAACCAGATGGCTGCCGTCTGCGACCCGGCGGGGAACCCGCAGGGCCTGATCACGTTGGAAGACCTCATCGAGACGGTGATGGGTTCCATCCACGACGAGTTCGACCCCCAGGCGGCCGCCGGGCCGGCGGCCTGA
- a CDS encoding HlyC/CorC family transporter: protein MELVLLIVLLALSAFFSGSESAFFSLSAAEVAHLEATGGRRGRRAAALVRRSHDLLSALLIGNLLVNTAASVVATGLCLAWFGAQGVAIAIPAVTLLLLIFGEITPKLLALGRREQVALAAQWPLRFWLLATRPALWLTGKLVGAMLAILPADRPGSRPLGTAELQTACDLAIEDGTLTETEGRSLARLLQLSELEVQHIMVPRTAVVALRADMTREEVLRVARHAGFNRYPVVSPEGGRPVGMFHLKDLLGAGPGCDLPLAGGGRPLLFVPESKDVDDLLSQMRRGGSHMAAVVDEHGDFTGIVTMADCLQALLGPVADAASRDPDVIPLGEGRWVVSGRTDLRALEESCGVRLPPSRDYVTVAGFLMTSLGRVLVPGDRVTLPEARLTVLEMQGHRVERIQVTRWRSGPGEVTG from the coding sequence TTGGAACTTGTCCTACTCATCGTGCTCCTGGCCTTGTCGGCGTTCTTCTCCGGCTCGGAGTCGGCCTTTTTTTCGCTGAGTGCCGCCGAAGTGGCCCATCTGGAGGCCACCGGCGGCCGTCGCGGGCGGCGTGCAGCCGCCCTGGTGCGCCGCAGCCACGACCTGCTCTCGGCGCTGCTGATCGGCAACCTGCTGGTCAATACCGCGGCCAGCGTGGTGGCCACCGGGCTGTGCCTGGCCTGGTTCGGTGCGCAGGGCGTGGCCATCGCCATTCCGGCCGTCACCCTGCTGCTGCTGATTTTCGGCGAGATCACCCCCAAGCTCCTGGCGCTCGGCCGGCGCGAGCAGGTGGCCCTGGCGGCGCAGTGGCCGCTCCGGTTCTGGTTGCTGGCGACGCGTCCGGCGCTGTGGCTGACCGGCAAGCTGGTCGGCGCCATGCTCGCCATCCTGCCCGCCGATCGCCCCGGATCACGGCCGCTCGGCACGGCGGAACTGCAGACCGCCTGCGACCTGGCCATCGAGGACGGCACGCTGACCGAGACCGAGGGCCGTTCGCTGGCGCGCCTGCTGCAGCTGTCGGAACTGGAAGTGCAGCACATCATGGTGCCGCGCACGGCGGTGGTGGCATTGCGCGCGGACATGACCAGGGAAGAGGTGCTGCGCGTGGCCCGCCACGCGGGCTTCAACCGTTATCCCGTCGTGTCGCCGGAGGGTGGCCGTCCGGTCGGCATGTTCCACCTGAAGGACCTGCTCGGCGCCGGGCCGGGCTGCGACCTGCCGCTGGCCGGCGGCGGTCGCCCGCTCCTGTTCGTGCCCGAGAGCAAGGACGTGGACGACCTGCTCTCGCAGATGCGCCGCGGCGGCAGCCATATGGCCGCCGTGGTCGACGAGCACGGCGACTTCACCGGCATCGTGACCATGGCCGATTGCCTGCAGGCCCTGCTCGGGCCCGTTGCGGACGCGGCCTCGCGCGACCCCGACGTGATCCCGCTCGGCGAGGGGCGCTGGGTGGTGAGCGGCCGCACGGACCTGCGCGCGCTCGAGGAATCGTGCGGCGTGCGCCTGCCGCCCAGCCGCGACTACGTGACGGTGGCCGGCTTCCTCATGACCTCGCTCGGTCGCGTGCTCGTGCCCGGCGACCGCGTCACCTTGCCGGAAGCGCGCCTGACCGTGCTGGAGATGCAGGGGCATCGCGTCGAACGGATCCAGGTCACGCGCTGGCGCTCGGGCCCGGGCGAGGTGACGGGATGA